In Streptomyces sp. NBC_00091, the following proteins share a genomic window:
- a CDS encoding sacsin N-terminal ATP-binding-like domain-containing protein has protein sequence MNVRVTAAQSGVDPFGTARLRRGVLDAWGAGPARFREDANAEEDLALGGYRDRLVVELAQNAADAAGRAKVPGRLRLTLHPAGPDGPAVLAAANTGAPLDATGVESLSTLRASAKRENDQGSVGRFGVGFAAVLAVSDEPAVLGRHGGVRWSLAEARELARDAANGSPGLGDELRRRDGHVPLLRLPLPAEGTAPEGYDTVVVLPLRDAAAEDLAERLLAGIDDALLLTLPGLREVVVETPAAGHRVLYRRMDGPYTVIEDSASGTHRWRTVRHTGPIEPALLADRPVEERLRPDWTVTWAAPVDADGAPVHPRTAPVVHAPTPTDEPLGVPALLIASLPLDTTRRHPAPGPLTDFLVERAADAYAELLGAWDPVSTALVDLVPGPLGKSALDGALRAAVLQRLPRTAFLAPAAPTEELSALRPFEAEIVEGAGSDTVRVLAEVLPTLLPAGLERRPELRTLGVGRLPLGDAIERIAGIERTPDWWHRLYDTLAGVDPDRLSGLPVPLADGRTTIGPRHVLLPGTDTPADLARLGLKVAHPEAAHPLLEKLGALPATARAVLTTPQIRAAVAASLDAGEIWDEDADTLDADELAEVVLTLVRDAGLAPGDEPWLGALALPDEDGEPTPAGELLLAGSPLASVLREDEVPYLDAELAARWDADTLAACGVLTEFQLVRATDVVLDPDELEPRDGDFAEPDDAGLLDAVDVWCEDLLDQLPDTPVPPVATELIAVRDLDLVDDDRWPQALAMLAQPPLRDALTQPVRILLPDGTTQSVRPYTAWWLRDHPVLDGRRPAGLRAAGGDPLLEGLYTSADATGFEDEQVLRALGVRTSVRALLEEPGGAAELLGRLGDPDREVSGHQLHGLYGALADLDPEQVTLPDELRAVVDGEPVVVDAAEAVVADAPDLLPLTAGLALLPVSPSRAADLAELLQVRRLSETVPAEVSTPGEEHEVPESVRVLLGPSTPATYVEHEELIAGGTELDWRRTPDGVLHAATLEGVAAGLAWSAGQWPRRFEVAALLEDPSRTAELARDRWFD, from the coding sequence ATGAACGTGCGAGTCACGGCGGCCCAGAGCGGCGTGGACCCCTTCGGCACGGCCCGGCTGCGGCGCGGGGTGCTCGACGCGTGGGGTGCGGGCCCGGCCCGCTTCCGCGAGGACGCCAACGCCGAGGAGGACCTGGCGCTCGGCGGCTACCGGGACCGGCTCGTCGTGGAGCTGGCCCAGAACGCCGCCGACGCCGCGGGCCGCGCCAAGGTCCCCGGCCGGCTGCGGCTGACCCTGCACCCCGCCGGGCCGGACGGCCCCGCCGTGCTGGCCGCCGCCAACACCGGGGCCCCGCTCGACGCGACGGGCGTGGAGTCGCTGAGCACCCTGCGCGCCTCCGCCAAGCGGGAGAACGACCAGGGCTCCGTCGGCCGCTTCGGCGTCGGCTTCGCCGCCGTGCTGGCCGTCTCCGACGAGCCGGCGGTGCTCGGCCGCCACGGCGGGGTCCGCTGGTCCCTCGCCGAGGCCCGCGAGCTGGCCCGGGACGCCGCCAACGGCAGCCCCGGGCTCGGTGACGAACTCCGCCGCCGCGACGGCCACGTACCGCTGCTGCGGCTGCCGCTGCCCGCCGAGGGCACCGCCCCCGAGGGGTACGACACCGTCGTGGTCCTCCCGCTGCGCGACGCCGCCGCCGAGGACCTCGCCGAACGCCTGCTCGCCGGGATCGACGACGCCCTGCTGCTGACCCTGCCCGGACTGCGCGAGGTCGTCGTGGAGACCCCGGCCGCCGGGCACCGCGTGCTCTACCGGCGCATGGACGGCCCGTACACCGTCATCGAGGACTCCGCCTCCGGCACCCACCGCTGGCGCACCGTCCGCCACACCGGCCCCATCGAGCCGGCCCTGCTCGCCGACCGGCCCGTCGAGGAGCGGCTGCGGCCCGACTGGACCGTCACCTGGGCCGCCCCCGTGGACGCCGACGGCGCGCCCGTACACCCGCGCACCGCGCCCGTCGTGCACGCCCCGACCCCCACCGACGAGCCGCTGGGCGTCCCCGCCCTGCTCATCGCCTCGCTGCCGCTGGACACCACGCGCCGCCACCCCGCCCCCGGGCCGCTGACCGACTTCCTGGTCGAGCGCGCGGCGGACGCCTACGCCGAACTCCTGGGCGCCTGGGACCCGGTGAGCACCGCCCTGGTGGACCTGGTCCCCGGCCCGCTCGGCAAGAGCGCGCTCGACGGGGCCCTGCGCGCCGCCGTGCTCCAGCGGCTGCCCCGCACCGCCTTCCTCGCCCCGGCCGCCCCCACCGAGGAACTGTCGGCGCTGCGCCCCTTCGAGGCCGAGATCGTGGAGGGCGCCGGCTCCGACACCGTACGGGTCCTCGCGGAGGTGCTCCCGACGCTGCTGCCCGCCGGGCTGGAGCGGCGCCCCGAGCTGCGCACCCTGGGCGTGGGCCGGCTGCCGCTGGGCGACGCCATCGAGCGGATCGCGGGCATCGAGCGCACCCCGGACTGGTGGCACCGCCTGTACGACACCCTGGCCGGGGTGGATCCCGACCGGCTCTCGGGCCTGCCCGTGCCGCTCGCCGACGGGCGCACCACGATCGGCCCGCGCCACGTCCTGCTGCCGGGCACGGACACCCCGGCGGACCTGGCCCGCCTGGGCCTGAAGGTGGCCCACCCGGAGGCGGCGCACCCGCTGCTGGAGAAGCTGGGCGCCCTGCCCGCCACCGCGCGCGCCGTCCTGACGACCCCGCAGATCCGCGCCGCCGTGGCCGCCTCCCTGGACGCGGGCGAGATCTGGGACGAGGACGCCGACACCCTGGACGCGGACGAACTGGCCGAGGTGGTCCTCACCCTGGTCCGCGACGCCGGCCTGGCCCCCGGCGACGAGCCCTGGCTGGGCGCGCTGGCCCTGCCGGACGAGGACGGGGAGCCGACCCCGGCCGGTGAACTGCTGCTCGCCGGAAGCCCGCTGGCCTCCGTCCTGCGCGAGGACGAGGTCCCGTACCTGGACGCCGAGCTGGCGGCGCGCTGGGACGCGGACACGCTGGCCGCCTGCGGGGTGCTGACCGAGTTCCAGCTGGTCCGCGCCACCGACGTGGTCCTCGACCCGGACGAACTGGAGCCCCGCGACGGGGACTTCGCCGAGCCCGACGACGCGGGCCTGCTGGACGCGGTCGACGTGTGGTGCGAGGACCTCCTCGACCAGCTCCCGGACACCCCCGTACCGCCGGTGGCCACCGAGCTGATCGCCGTCCGGGACCTCGACCTCGTCGACGACGACCGCTGGCCGCAGGCCCTGGCGATGCTCGCGCAGCCCCCGCTGCGCGACGCCCTGACCCAGCCCGTACGCATCCTGCTCCCGGACGGCACCACGCAGTCCGTGCGCCCGTACACCGCCTGGTGGCTGCGCGACCACCCGGTGCTCGACGGCCGCCGCCCGGCCGGGCTGCGGGCGGCCGGCGGCGACCCGCTGCTGGAGGGCCTGTACACCTCGGCGGACGCGACGGGCTTCGAGGACGAGCAGGTCCTGCGCGCCCTGGGCGTACGCACCTCCGTGCGCGCCCTGCTGGAGGAGCCCGGCGGCGCGGCCGAGCTGCTGGGCCGGCTCGGCGACCCGGACCGCGAGGTGAGCGGCCACCAGCTGCACGGCCTGTACGGGGCCCTGGCCGATCTGGACCCGGAGCAGGTCACGCTCCCGGACGAGCTGCGGGCGGTGGTCGACGGGGAGCCCGTCGTGGTCGACGCGGCCGAGGCGGTCGTCGCCGACGCCCCCGACCTGCTCCCCTTGACGGCGGGCCTCGCCCTCCTGCCGGTCTCCCCCTCCCGCGCGGCCGACCTGGCCGAGCTGCTCCAGGTGCGCCGTCTGTCGGAGACGGTCCCGGCGGAGGTGAGCACCCCGGGCGAGGAGCACGAGGTCCCGGAGTCGGTACGCGTCCTCCTGGGCCCGTCGACGCCGGCGACGTACGTCGAGCACGAGGAGCTGATCGCGGGCGGCACGGAGCTGGACTGGCGCCGCACCCCGGACGGCGTCCTGCACGCCGCCACCCTGGAGGGCGTCGCGGCGGGCCTGGCCTGGTCGGCGGGGCAGTGGCCGCGCCGCTTCGAGGTGGCGGCCCTCCTGGAGGACCCCTCCCGCACGGCGGAACTGGCCCGCGACAGGTGGTTCGACTAG
- a CDS encoding cation-translocating P-type ATPase yields the protein MTQRARIDQDGPERAGGAAIDAGAELDPVHPVKPPAPRFKPGGLSTAQVAERVARGDVNDVPVRSSRSTAEIVRGNVFTRFNAIIGVLWLVMLFVAPIQDSLFGFVIIANTGIGIIQELRAKKTLDGLAVIGEAKPSVRRDGTTAEISTSEIVLDDVIELGPGDKVVVDGIVGEADGLEIDESLLTGEADPVLKKAGDQVMSGSFVVAGGGAFTATKVGREAYAAQLAEEASRFTLVHSELRSGISTILKYVTWMMVPTSIGLIISQLVVKDSGLKDSIARTVGGIVPMIPEGLVLLTSVAFAIGVIRLGRKQCLVQELPAIEGLARVDVVCLDKTGTLTEGGMDVTELRPLGGTEPAYVKKVLGALGESDPRPNASLQAIIDAYPDSAEWRCTESLPFSSARKYSGASFSEGDGENNTWLLGAPDVLLPAGDPALEEINGLNEQGLRVLLLARAARELDDPAVADGVKPTALVVLEQRLRPDAADTLRYFEDQDVKAKVISGDNAVSVSAVAGKLGLPGAHNTVDARRLPAEQAAMAEVLDGNSVFGRVTPQQKRDMVGALQSNGHTVAMTGDGVNDVLALKDADIGVSMGSGSEATRAVAQIVLLNNSFATLPSVVAEGRRVIGNITRVATLFLTKTVYSVLLAILVVCSQVEYPFLPRHLTLLSTLTIGIPAFFLALAPNRERAKPHFVKRVMRYAIPGGAIAATATFVTYLVARAHYTGPDSLKAETSAATLALFLTSMWVLAIIARPYTWWRVGLVGAMAGAFLVVLVVPWLQEFFQLKLEGVTMPWIAVAIAAAAATLIEFTFRWVDRKFPA from the coding sequence ATGACGCAGCGGGCGAGGATCGACCAGGACGGGCCGGAACGGGCCGGCGGCGCCGCCATCGACGCGGGCGCCGAGCTCGATCCCGTGCACCCCGTGAAACCCCCCGCCCCCCGGTTCAAGCCGGGCGGCCTCAGCACCGCCCAGGTGGCCGAGCGCGTGGCGCGCGGCGACGTCAACGACGTCCCCGTCCGCTCCTCCCGGTCCACCGCGGAGATCGTCCGCGGGAACGTCTTCACCCGGTTCAACGCCATCATCGGCGTGCTCTGGCTCGTCATGCTCTTCGTCGCGCCCATCCAGGACAGCCTCTTCGGCTTCGTGATCATCGCGAACACCGGGATCGGCATCATCCAGGAACTGCGCGCCAAGAAGACCCTCGACGGCCTCGCCGTCATCGGCGAGGCCAAACCGAGCGTGCGCCGCGACGGCACCACCGCCGAGATCTCCACCTCCGAGATCGTGCTCGACGACGTCATCGAACTCGGCCCCGGCGACAAGGTCGTCGTCGACGGGATCGTCGGCGAGGCCGACGGACTGGAGATCGACGAGTCCCTGCTCACCGGCGAGGCCGACCCCGTCCTGAAGAAGGCCGGCGACCAGGTCATGTCCGGCTCCTTCGTGGTCGCCGGCGGCGGTGCCTTCACCGCCACCAAGGTCGGCCGCGAGGCCTACGCCGCCCAGCTGGCCGAAGAGGCCTCGCGCTTCACGCTCGTCCACTCCGAGCTGCGCTCCGGCATCTCCACCATCCTCAAGTACGTCACCTGGATGATGGTCCCGACCTCGATCGGCCTGATCATCAGCCAGCTCGTGGTCAAGGACTCGGGCCTGAAGGACTCCATCGCCCGCACCGTCGGCGGCATCGTCCCGATGATCCCCGAAGGGCTCGTCCTCCTCACCTCCGTCGCCTTCGCCATCGGCGTCATCCGGCTCGGCCGCAAGCAGTGCCTCGTCCAGGAGCTGCCCGCCATCGAGGGCCTCGCCCGCGTCGACGTCGTCTGCCTCGACAAGACCGGCACCCTCACCGAAGGCGGCATGGACGTCACCGAGCTCCGCCCCCTCGGCGGCACGGAACCCGCGTACGTCAAGAAGGTGCTCGGGGCGCTGGGCGAGTCCGACCCGCGCCCCAACGCCAGCCTCCAGGCCATCATCGACGCCTACCCCGACAGCGCCGAGTGGCGCTGCACCGAGTCCCTGCCCTTCTCCTCCGCCCGCAAGTACAGCGGCGCCAGCTTCAGCGAGGGCGACGGCGAGAACAACACCTGGCTGCTCGGCGCCCCCGACGTGCTCCTGCCGGCCGGGGACCCGGCGCTCGAGGAGATCAACGGCCTCAACGAACAGGGACTGCGGGTCCTCCTGCTGGCCCGCGCCGCCCGCGAGCTCGACGACCCCGCCGTCGCCGACGGGGTCAAGCCCACCGCCCTCGTCGTCCTCGAACAGCGGCTGCGCCCCGACGCCGCCGACACCCTGCGCTACTTCGAGGACCAGGACGTCAAGGCGAAGGTCATCTCCGGGGACAACGCCGTCTCCGTCAGCGCGGTGGCCGGCAAACTCGGGCTGCCGGGCGCGCACAACACCGTCGACGCCCGCCGGCTGCCGGCCGAGCAGGCCGCGATGGCGGAGGTCCTCGACGGCAACTCGGTCTTCGGCCGCGTCACCCCGCAGCAGAAGCGGGACATGGTCGGCGCCCTCCAGTCCAACGGCCACACGGTCGCCATGACCGGCGACGGCGTCAACGACGTCCTCGCCCTCAAGGACGCCGACATCGGCGTGAGCATGGGCTCGGGCTCCGAGGCCACCCGCGCCGTCGCGCAGATCGTCCTCCTCAACAACAGCTTCGCCACCCTCCCCTCGGTGGTCGCCGAGGGCCGCAGGGTCATCGGCAACATCACCCGGGTCGCGACCCTCTTCCTCACCAAGACGGTCTACTCGGTGCTGCTCGCCATCCTGGTGGTGTGCTCCCAGGTCGAGTACCCCTTCCTGCCGCGCCACCTCACCCTGCTGTCCACCCTCACCATCGGCATCCCGGCCTTCTTCCTGGCGCTCGCCCCGAACAGGGAACGCGCGAAGCCGCACTTCGTGAAACGGGTCATGCGCTACGCCATCCCCGGCGGCGCGATCGCGGCGACCGCCACCTTCGTGACGTACCTGGTCGCCCGCGCCCACTACACCGGCCCGGACTCCCTCAAGGCCGAGACCAGCGCGGCGACGCTGGCCCTGTTCCTGACCTCGATGTGGGTCCTGGCGATCATCGCCCGCCCCTACACGTGGTGGCGGGTCGGCCTGGTCGGCGCGATGGCCGGGGCCTTCCTCGTCGTCCTCGTCGTGCCCTGGCTCCAGGAGTTCTTCCAGCTCAAGCTGGAGGGCGTGACCATGCCGTGGATCGCGGTCGCCATCGCGGCGGCCGCCGCCACCCTGATCGAGTTCACCTTCCGGTGGGTGGACCGGAAGTTCCCGGCGTAG
- a CDS encoding DUF2530 domain-containing protein yields the protein MAKWTAKHEAPEPLEGPVVATITGGTILWFALFLVQLPFYGWFADRDLLWWLWTCAAGGGLGLIGIWYVRGRDAALKRHAAERAAQDARGAQGEEQAGGEA from the coding sequence ATGGCGAAGTGGACTGCGAAGCACGAGGCGCCCGAGCCCCTGGAGGGGCCGGTTGTCGCCACCATCACAGGCGGCACGATCCTCTGGTTCGCCCTGTTCCTCGTCCAGCTGCCGTTCTACGGGTGGTTCGCGGACCGGGACCTGCTGTGGTGGCTGTGGACCTGCGCCGCCGGCGGCGGGCTCGGCCTGATCGGCATCTGGTACGTCCGAGGCCGCGACGCGGCGCTCAAGCGCCACGCGGCGGAGCGGGCCGCACAGGACGCCCGGGGCGCCCAGGGCGAGGAGCAGGCCGGCGGCGAGGCGTAA